A region of the Labeo rohita strain BAU-BD-2019 chromosome 5, IGBB_LRoh.1.0, whole genome shotgun sequence genome:
ACGAGTTGTTACAATGGGGCCATTTAGAGTTATATCTGTCTTTCTGgatttaattttagtatgttttatgtttgcCCAGTGCGGCGCTCGTGATTTGGACTCCAGCTATGTGACGTGCGGATCTCTGGTCAAACTGATGAACACCCGGCACAACGTCAGACTTCACTCGCATGATGTCAAATACGGATCAGGTTTAGTGGATCATCAATATAATCAGAAACTTTATCAATTGGGCCAACGAAGCCCTCAGAGAATGCTTATGTTCTAGTCTAATCTTCGCTTTTAGCCTTTTCATGCACTTATATTGATTATAATTCTTAGTGTAGTAGCAGCTGGCGCATGTATGCATTAGCCAAGAAGCTAATGACTGGTAAAATTTCTAAttagtaaacagtaaaaaactTCATTTTGTCTTTCCGTTAGCCTGTTATAGACTCTCATTCATCCCCcagtggttttatttttgttggttCGGATGTATTATATTGACCTGAAAGATCCATGTAATCACGACGACAGGTGCACCACAATAAAGGGTACCATGATAAtaccatacatatatatttttaacatgtaCAATGGTAATACGTATAGTATTCGTTCGAGTGGCATGAATTATTAACAcgagtttttaaatgtttgcttTTCGTTTTTTGCACGTTTTAGAAAATCGCtattacacaaaaatatctGTTAAGTGAACTGTAACTGTATCTAGCATTGgaaattgaacttttttttatggCGAAAACTTAAATTATGTGTCTATACAGAAACTGACCAAAATAACCCagaataatgaaaacaaataaattgttgttgttaataataataataataatagtaaaaaataataataaaaatgtaatgtttgtacatttttctataTGTGTCTATACAAAAACTGACCAAAATATCTTCAATCTGaattaaataacaacaataataatagaaattgctactactattactactaatgATAAGTTATATTTAACTTGGTCTATCTAGATTTTTTCAGTGTTACTTAGGTTAACTATttgtacaattatttatatgtgtttatacaaaaataactcCAAAAATTTTACACTATATAATAATGTAAgaactatataaaataagtcCAGCCTGAATAATAAACAAGACTAACAgacaataatcataataataataattactattattattattattattatttaatatttcactcAGTGGATCCAGATGTCTTAGCAGCTGTTTAGGTAAAATTGTTGTATAATTGTCTGTATGTCTACACAGAAATTGACCGAAATAacttaaataactaaaataaaaccctGAATATCATGAATAATAaactacatttatattatatcatataatattatatttccaaatatttatgaatgtacactacctgtcaaaagtttttgaacagtaagatttttttcagtgtttttaaattagaCTTCTCTTTTCACCAAGCGTGCATTTGTCaatgtacagaaaaaacagaacaattttgaaatatttttactatttaaaataacagttttctatctgaacatattttaaactgttatttattcctgtgatttcaaagctgaattttcagcatcattactccagtcacatgatccttcagaaatcattataatattctgatttgctgctgaaaaaaaaaaaaaaaaaaaaaaattatgttgaaaacagtttgatgaaaaaaatgaatagaaagtttagaagaacagcatttatctgaaatagaaatcttctataacattataaatgactttatcatcacttttgatcaatttaaagcatccttgctaaataaaagtattttaatattttaaccaaaaaaaaaaaacttttgaatggtatagtgtttaatgttacaaaggcttttttattttagataaatgctgatctttggatctttctgttcatcaaagaatcatgaaaaaatttAATCAACCGTTTTAAACAGTTGATATTTGTGTTACTTGAACagcaaaatatattcaaataaaaaaaaaaaacagttattttaattagtaaaaatatttcagaattgtactgttttgctgtacttggatcagtgcaggcttggtgagcagaagagacttctctaaaaaacaacaacaacaacaacaacattaaaaatcttattgttcaaaaatatgAGGTTTAATATGATATCCAATTAAACATTATGCtcaaattaaacattgtttacaCAATGCCCTGCAGGAAGTGGCCAGCAATCAGTGACAGGAGTGGATTCGGCCGACGATGCCAACAGCTACTGGCGCATCCGTGGGAAACCAGACAAAATTTGTCAGCGCGGTGAGCCCATTCAATGCGGACAGGCCATCCGTATTACACACATGAAGACCGGACGCAACCTTCACTCACATCACTTCAGCTCCCCGCTGTCTAACCACCAGGTAGACCCACACAACACGCTCCTGTCTCAACCTACATGTGCCGGTGCCTGTAACTGGCTGGATTTGAATCATATCATCATGTTGATTTGTTTTACGTTTGCAGGAAGTGAGTGCGTTTGGTGAAAATGGAGAAGGAGATGATTTAGACGTCTGGACCGTGCAGTGCAGCGACACACACTGGGAACGTGACGATGCGGTACGATTTAAACACGTCGCCACTGAGGTTTTCCTCAGTGTTACCGGAGAACAGTACGGCCAGCCAATCAGAGGCCAGCGTGAGGTCCACGGAATGCCTTCACCCAATCAGCATAACTACTGGAAGGTGATGGAGGGGGTTTTTATTCAGCCCAGCAGTGATCCAGTGCGCCATGATGAGCTCTGATGATGCCGCTACATTGTCGTAGCGAGCGAATGAGAACTCCACTCACACATGCTGTGAAACCCTCTCTATATTTAAACCTTCAGTTTCTGGTTTTACATTTATTGGTCAAACTCTTACATatgtgttgcaaaaaaaaaaaaaggaacacaaaattaacatcACAGACAAGAAGAAAAGGTTTGTTTTACTAGATTTCTTATGATTGGAATGTGTTTGTACATAAGGGAATAAAATTACATGATATACCAGGGCTTCAAAACTgagtattttgcattatttatattaacattgGATTACTGCTGGAACAAAATGGCATTGTACTATGAAACTGTGTTTTTGCACACATGATATCCTGTAACCTTTATGAATTTGACATGGGAAAATATCTGTTAGTTTAGGTTTTCTATGTTACTGTAATTCTCAAAAGTTGTTTTCCCCCCCTCATACTGTATATGACCCGATATGTACATAATTTGGTGAAagcataaataaagtttttggaAAACATAGtgtaagtatttttttccagttaaaacaacttttttatagaaccatacactctaaaaaaaaaaatgctggcttcagcttgttgggtcatttttaatatttttacccagtgctgggtagttCTTCTGTAACTAAGATGCTGggtcatgttgtttttttctactgcGAAACAACCCAGCTTTTGAGTTAGTCAGATCGCGGGCTTTTTGCGTCCTCTACA
Encoded here:
- the sdf2l1 gene encoding stromal cell-derived factor 2-like protein 1 is translated as MGPFRVISVFLDLILVCFMFAQCGARDLDSSYVTCGSLVKLMNTRHNVRLHSHDVKYGSGSGQQSVTGVDSADDANSYWRIRGKPDKICQRGEPIQCGQAIRITHMKTGRNLHSHHFSSPLSNHQEVSAFGENGEGDDLDVWTVQCSDTHWERDDAVRFKHVATEVFLSVTGEQYGQPIRGQREVHGMPSPNQHNYWKVMEGVFIQPSSDPVRHDEL